The Anaerolineae bacterium genome contains a region encoding:
- the hisC gene encoding histidinol-phosphate transaminase, which produces MNLSVPDYILSIKPYSAGKPLKELEREYGISDSIKLASNENPLGPSPKAVEAIKGAMENLNRYPDARGYDLTKKISESLGIRQGNIVLGNGSDEIIGMLTRALIQAGDEVIMPWPSFLIYDIMARSVGAIPVYVPLNSLSIDLNSIQSRITPKTRMIFLCNPNNPTGTVFSKTDFETFLGKIPEVVVVVDEAYIEFVQDKKCARSIDYLNTDSAIVTLRTFSKAYGLAGLRIGYGIMPQEIADLINRIRLPFNANSLAQVAAIAALDDKDFLQKTVALVQEGLDFLYDSLEKIGIKYFPSQANFFLIDVKKDADEIFENMLRQGVIIRSMTSYGYPNYIRINVGLHNENVRFINALGKVL; this is translated from the coding sequence ATGAACTTATCGGTCCCCGATTATATACTATCAATAAAGCCGTATTCTGCGGGCAAGCCTCTTAAAGAGCTTGAAAGGGAATACGGCATTAGTGATTCCATAAAACTTGCTTCAAATGAAAACCCTCTGGGGCCGTCTCCCAAGGCGGTTGAGGCTATTAAGGGAGCAATGGAAAACCTTAATCGGTATCCTGATGCCAGAGGTTATGATTTAACAAAAAAAATCTCTGAAAGTCTGGGAATCAGACAGGGAAATATTGTTTTAGGAAACGGTTCTGATGAGATTATAGGCATGCTTACCAGAGCATTAATTCAGGCCGGCGATGAGGTGATTATGCCGTGGCCTTCATTCCTTATCTACGATATAATGGCCCGTAGCGTCGGAGCTATTCCTGTATATGTGCCGTTGAATTCACTTTCAATCGACTTAAACAGCATACAAAGCAGAATTACCCCCAAAACCCGCATGATTTTTTTATGCAATCCCAATAATCCAACTGGAACCGTTTTCTCAAAAACCGATTTTGAAACCTTTTTGGGGAAAATTCCCGAAGTGGTTGTTGTGGTAGACGAGGCATATATCGAATTTGTTCAAGATAAAAAATGCGCGAGAAGCATTGATTATCTTAATACAGATTCAGCAATAGTTACGCTTCGCACCTTTTCCAAGGCATACGGGCTGGCAGGGCTTAGAATCGGCTATGGAATAATGCCCCAGGAAATAGCGGATCTGATAAACAGGATAAGGCTGCCCTTTAATGCAAATTCGCTGGCCCAGGTAGCCGCTATTGCGGCTCTTGATGATAAAGATTTTTTGCAAAAGACTGTAGCTCTTGTTCAAGAAGGTTTAGATTTCTTATATGATTCCCTTGAAAAGATTGGAATTAAATATTTCCCTTCCCAGGCAAATTTTTTTCTGATCGATGTTAAGAAAGATGCTGATGAGATTTTTGAAAACATGCTCAGGCAGGGAGTTATTATCAGGTCCATGACATCTTATGGTTATCCTAACTATATTAGAATTAATGTAGGGCTTCATAATGAGAATGTTCGTTTTATTAACGCGCTTGGAAAAGTATTATGA
- the cmk gene encoding (d)CMP kinase: MKPILITIDGPAGAGKTTVSRSLAKRLGYRYIDTGALYRGVAFEAKSKGLSHDDDVGLENLCMSMDLKFIFAEQGLRLFSNNKDITDQIRSPEISMLASAVSARSVIRRYLLDLQRDIGAGKGVVFEGRDMGTVVFPAANIKFFLDASPRTRALRRYKELSSNTSLTIEQIEQDINQRDKNDSTRSLSPLKPAEDAIIVDSTNLSADEVVELMLSYIGKCMC; this comes from the coding sequence ATGAAGCCGATCCTTATCACAATAGACGGCCCTGCAGGGGCGGGTAAAACCACTGTAAGCCGGAGCCTGGCAAAAAGGCTTGGCTACAGATACATTGACACAGGAGCTCTTTACAGGGGGGTTGCATTTGAAGCAAAATCCAAGGGATTGAGCCATGATGACGATGTTGGACTTGAAAATTTATGCATGTCTATGGACTTGAAATTTATATTCGCGGAACAAGGGCTACGTCTATTTTCAAATAATAAAGACATCACAGATCAAATAAGAAGTCCTGAAATTTCGATGCTTGCCTCGGCTGTTTCCGCAAGGTCGGTTATAAGGAGATATCTTCTGGATTTGCAAAGGGATATAGGGGCCGGAAAAGGCGTTGTGTTTGAGGGGCGCGATATGGGCACTGTCGTGTTTCCAGCCGCCAACATAAAATTTTTTTTAGACGCATCCCCCAGAACAAGGGCATTAAGACGTTATAAGGAATTGTCATCAAACACCTCCCTGACAATAGAACAGATCGAACAGGATATCAATCAACGGGATAAAAATGACAGTACCAGGTCTCTGTCCCCATTAAAACCGGCTGAAGATGCTATAATAGTGGATTCAACCAATCTTTCCGCAGATGAAGTGGTCGAGCTTATGCTTTCATATATAGGCAAATGCATGTGTTAG
- a CDS encoding 30S ribosomal protein S1 has protein sequence MDNFTENNSTDKNDWVDQAGTEQPVDDKLPKDVQGSGDSEKNYEDMYAESFKRFEEGELVVGKIIAVDKDYVLVDIGYKSEGQIRIQEFKDDHGNINATLGDNVEVMVEYWDEEEERVVLSKEKAAKVKIWDDIKNSFDKNETIEGVILARVKGGFSVDIGVQAFLPGSQADLRPIRNLDEMVGKTFAFKILKYNRKRSNIVLSRRAILELQRESKRSATLEFMNEGKVVEGIVKNITEYGVFVDLGGVDGLLHITDISWGRVKHPSELFSVGDKITVKILSFDLEKERVSLGLRQLTEDPWASVTEKYPVGSHINGKVVSLTDYGAFIELEEGIEGLIHVSEMSWTRKIRHPSKVVSIGDNVEAIVLDIKPENRRISLGIKQVVPNPWNVISEKYPIGTTIEGKVKNITDFGLFIGIDEGIDGLVHISDISWTKRIKHPSELYNKGDVIQAIVLDIEKENERFSLGIKQLETDPWTTVAERYNVGKEITGTVTNITDFGVFVELEEGIEGLVHVSEISAEKIKTPVGKFNIGDVITAKVMNINGEERRIGLSIKQLDIEDDKALLGEYIDNMSPKTSTFGDILRENLQNELNK, from the coding sequence ATGGATAATTTTACAGAAAACAATTCAACAGACAAAAACGATTGGGTGGACCAGGCTGGTACGGAACAGCCTGTTGATGATAAGCTGCCAAAAGATGTTCAAGGCTCCGGCGACAGCGAGAAAAATTATGAGGATATGTACGCTGAAAGCTTTAAGCGTTTCGAAGAAGGGGAACTTGTTGTCGGCAAGATAATTGCGGTTGACAAGGATTATGTGCTTGTTGACATCGGCTATAAATCAGAGGGGCAAATACGGATTCAGGAATTTAAGGATGATCACGGTAATATTAACGCCACCTTAGGGGACAATGTTGAGGTAATGGTTGAATACTGGGATGAAGAGGAAGAACGTGTTGTCCTTTCAAAAGAAAAGGCGGCAAAGGTAAAAATATGGGATGACATTAAGAACTCTTTCGATAAGAACGAAACCATCGAAGGAGTTATTTTAGCCCGTGTAAAGGGCGGCTTTTCCGTAGATATCGGAGTGCAGGCCTTTTTGCCGGGATCACAGGCTGATTTGCGTCCCATCCGAAATCTCGACGAGATGGTAGGGAAAACTTTTGCATTTAAAATTTTAAAATATAATCGAAAGCGCAGCAATATAGTTTTATCCAGACGGGCTATTCTTGAACTGCAACGCGAATCTAAAAGATCTGCAACTCTTGAATTCATGAATGAAGGCAAGGTTGTTGAAGGTATTGTAAAGAATATTACCGAGTATGGTGTATTCGTTGATCTTGGCGGTGTTGATGGTCTGCTGCATATTACGGACATTTCGTGGGGGCGCGTCAAACATCCTTCGGAACTTTTTTCAGTCGGCGATAAGATAACAGTCAAGATATTGAGCTTTGATCTTGAAAAAGAAAGGGTTTCATTAGGCCTGAGACAACTTACCGAAGACCCCTGGGCAAGTGTTACAGAAAAATATCCGGTTGGTTCCCATATTAACGGCAAGGTTGTCAGCCTGACGGATTATGGCGCATTTATAGAATTAGAGGAGGGCATTGAGGGGCTGATTCATGTTTCTGAGATGTCATGGACCAGAAAGATTCGCCATCCTTCCAAGGTCGTATCTATTGGAGATAATGTTGAGGCTATAGTGCTTGATATAAAACCTGAGAACAGACGTATTTCACTCGGGATAAAACAGGTTGTTCCAAATCCATGGAATGTAATTAGTGAAAAGTATCCTATCGGGACAACCATTGAGGGAAAAGTCAAAAATATAACCGATTTTGGCCTTTTTATAGGCATAGATGAAGGAATCGACGGCCTTGTTCACATCTCGGATATTTCCTGGACCAAGCGGATAAAACATCCGTCCGAGCTTTATAATAAAGGGGATGTAATTCAGGCTATAGTTCTTGATATTGAAAAGGAAAACGAAAGGTTTTCTCTTGGGATCAAACAGCTGGAAACAGATCCCTGGACAACTGTGGCAGAGCGCTATAACGTTGGAAAAGAGATTACTGGTACGGTTACAAATATAACCGATTTTGGGGTTTTTGTGGAATTGGAAGAAGGGATTGAAGGTCTTGTGCATGTATCTGAGATCAGCGCTGAAAAAATAAAAACTCCTGTTGGAAAATTCAATATCGGAGATGTCA